A region of Dioscorea cayenensis subsp. rotundata cultivar TDr96_F1 chromosome 5, TDr96_F1_v2_PseudoChromosome.rev07_lg8_w22 25.fasta, whole genome shotgun sequence DNA encodes the following proteins:
- the LOC120260027 gene encoding LOW QUALITY PROTEIN: heat shock factor protein HSF30-like (The sequence of the model RefSeq protein was modified relative to this genomic sequence to represent the inferred CDS: deleted 1 base in 1 codon), with product MENVIVLVKDEEEEEEEEEVTPVVPQPMPRLHDAGPPPFLTKTFEMVEDPMTDSVVSWSRGRNSFVVWDSQKFATSLLPKYFKHNNFSSFIRQLNTYGFRKVDPDRWEFANEEFLGGQRHLLKNIKRRRNIGQSSQSSPFAHQVSEACIEVGCFGVDTEVERLKRDRKALMVEILKLKQQQQRSRAQILEMEERIRGTEKKQHQTMVILSKSTQQPNAS from the exons atggagaatgTTATAGTTTTGGTgaaagatgaagaggaggaagaagaagaagaagaagtgactCCAGTGGTGCCGCAGCCAATGCCGAGGTTACATGATGCTGGTCCACCGCCATTTCTCACGAAGACGTTCGAAATGGTCGAAGATCCAATGACGGACTCTGTCGTGTCATGGAGCCGAGGGCGGAACAGTTTCGTCGTCTGGGACTCGCAGAAATTCGCTACCTCTCTTTTGCCTAAATATTTCAAGCATAATAATTTCTCCAGCTTCATTCGGCAACTTAACACATAT GGATTCAGAAAAGTCGACCCAGATCGATGGGAATTCGCGAATGAAGAATTCTTAGGAGGGCAAAGACATCTGCTGAAGAACATCAAGCGACGGAGAAACATTGGTCAGAGTAGCCAAAGCTCGCCGTTTGCGCACCAAGTTTCAGAAGCCTGCATCGAAGTTGGC TGTTTCGGGGTCGATACTGAAGTTGAAAGGCTTAAAAGAGACCGAAAGGCATTGATGGTAGAAATACTGAAACTGAAGCAACAGCAACAGAGGTCAAGAGCTCAGATACTGGAAATGGAGGAGAGAATAAGAGGCACTGAAAAGAAACAGCACCAAACAATGGTCATTCTTAGCAAGAGCACTCAACAACCCAATGCTTCTTGA